DNA from Luteolibacter yonseiensis:
CTCATCGGCCACATAGTCGCCGGCGAGCACGTCATAGTCTTCCGAGATGGTTTTGTTGATGTCCGCGACGAGGGGGTAGGTCACGCCCTGGATGCCACCGTTCTTGCGCGGAGTCTGCAGCCACGCCCAGTGGGACATTTCCGAGTCTGTCGAGCAGCCGATGACGGCGACGTTGCGCTTTTCGAACTCACCGAGTTCCTCTTGGAAACGGATCAGCTCCGTCGGGCAGACGAAGGTGAAGTCCTTGGGGTAGAAGAAGAAAACGACGTATTTTTTCCCGACGAACTGGTCGAGGGAGAAGTTTTCGATGATGGTTTCGCCTTTGACGGCCTTCGCGCGGAAAGATGGGGCAGGTTTGCCAACGAGTACGGACATGATGATGAATGATTGAAAGGCCGGGCGGAAGTGCCGGCGACCCGCCGCTGCGGTAATACTGCCGCCACCCGTCGGCAAGTGATTTCCTTGTCGTTCCGGGGGTAAAGCGC
Protein-coding regions in this window:
- a CDS encoding peroxiredoxin produces the protein MSVLVGKPAPSFRAKAVKGETIIENFSLDQFVGKKYVVFFFYPKDFTFVCPTELIRFQEELGEFEKRNVAVIGCSTDSEMSHWAWLQTPRKNGGIQGVTYPLVADINKTISEDYDVLAGDYVADEDGNVVVEGELVAYRGLFLIDMQGIVRHQVVNDMPLGRSIRECLRVVDALQHFEAHGEVCPMDWEKGDDAMIPDHAGVTGYFSK